A genomic window from Micromonospora violae includes:
- a CDS encoding polyprenol monophosphomannose synthase has product MIQATDTIRRPDEVPGVGRVLVVIPTYNEADNIAVIVGRVRRAAPAVQILIADDNSPDGTGAIADTLADGDAHVQVLHRQGKQGLGAAYLAGFEWAREHGYQAVVEMDADGSHAPEDLPALLDAARDADVVIGSRWTSGARVLNWPLRRLLLSRGGNLYARLALGMPVSDATGGYRVYRISALDAIDLGSVTSQGYSFQVELSRLAHQAGVRIVEVPITFAERERGDSKMSPRIVAEALWRITAWGVRDRRQAVRRGLHGTATGQARWP; this is encoded by the coding sequence GTGATCCAGGCGACCGATACGATTCGACGCCCGGACGAGGTGCCCGGGGTGGGTCGGGTGCTGGTGGTGATCCCCACCTACAACGAGGCCGACAACATCGCCGTGATCGTGGGTCGGGTGCGGCGCGCCGCCCCGGCGGTGCAGATCCTCATCGCCGACGACAACAGCCCCGACGGCACCGGCGCGATCGCCGACACCCTCGCTGACGGCGACGCGCACGTGCAGGTGCTGCACCGCCAGGGCAAGCAGGGTCTCGGCGCGGCGTACCTGGCCGGGTTCGAGTGGGCGCGTGAGCACGGCTACCAGGCGGTCGTGGAGATGGACGCCGACGGCTCGCACGCCCCGGAGGACCTGCCGGCGTTGCTGGACGCCGCCCGCGACGCCGACGTGGTGATCGGTTCGCGGTGGACCAGCGGCGCGCGGGTGCTCAACTGGCCGTTGCGGCGGTTGCTGCTGTCGCGCGGCGGCAACCTGTACGCGCGCCTGGCGTTGGGCATGCCGGTCTCCGACGCCACCGGCGGTTACCGGGTGTACCGGATCAGCGCGTTGGACGCCATCGACCTGGGGTCGGTGACGTCGCAGGGGTACTCGTTCCAGGTGGAGCTGTCGCGGCTGGCGCACCAGGCCGGGGTGCGGATCGTGGAGGTGCCGATCACCTTCGCCGAACGGGAACGCGGCGACAGCAAGATGAGCCCCAGGATCGTCGCCGAGGCGCTGTGGCGGATCACCGCCTGGGGTGTGCGCGACCGGCGTCAGGCGGTCCGTCGGGGCCTGCACGGCACCGCCACCGGTCAGGCGCGGTGGCCGTGA
- a CDS encoding SDR family NAD(P)-dependent oxidoreductase: MSGRSLAGRRVLVTGASGTFGRHLGVALSAAGARVVGLDLHARPDDDPPVLGCDLTDADAVPAAVRAAVDRLGGLDLLINNAGVGGPAPAELPPDEVVRQQLEVNLLAAWRTTAAALPALLTARGRVIFVASRMAVLPLPLAAAYGVSKRALVAYADALRHEVGTHVGVSVVYPSMVASPIHDSTTEAGLSLRGVSRPEPVEGVVAAILRTAAARRAPRDVATTARGRLEMAVGRHAPALADRLVRRTLAARLAAGDLDAAPLAAGMLGRHRGR; the protein is encoded by the coding sequence GTGAGCGGTCGGTCCCTGGCCGGTCGGCGGGTGCTGGTCACCGGGGCGAGCGGAACGTTCGGCCGGCACCTCGGCGTCGCGCTGAGCGCGGCCGGCGCCCGGGTGGTGGGGCTCGACCTGCACGCGCGCCCCGACGACGACCCGCCGGTGCTGGGTTGCGACCTGACCGACGCGGACGCCGTACCGGCGGCGGTGCGCGCCGCCGTCGACCGGCTCGGCGGGCTCGACCTGCTGATCAACAACGCCGGGGTGGGCGGTCCCGCCCCGGCCGAGTTACCCCCCGACGAGGTGGTCCGCCAGCAGCTGGAGGTCAACCTGCTCGCCGCCTGGCGCACCACCGCCGCCGCGCTGCCCGCACTGCTCACCGCCCGCGGGCGGGTGATCTTCGTGGCCAGCCGGATGGCGGTGCTGCCGCTGCCGCTCGCCGCCGCGTACGGGGTGAGCAAACGGGCCCTGGTCGCCTACGCCGACGCGCTGCGTCACGAGGTGGGCACCCACGTCGGGGTGAGTGTGGTCTACCCGAGCATGGTCGCCTCACCGATCCACGACAGCACCACCGAGGCCGGGCTGTCCCTGCGGGGCGTGTCCCGCCCCGAGCCCGTCGAAGGGGTGGTCGCGGCGATCCTGCGGACCGCCGCCGCCCGGCGGGCCCCCCGGGACGTGGCGACCACCGCACGCGGCCGACTGGAGATGGCCGTCGGCCGGCACGCGCCCGCGCTGGCCGACCGGCTGGTACGCCGTACCCTCGCCGCCCGCCTCGCCGCCGGTGACCTGGACGCCGCGCCGCTGGCCGCCGGGATGCTCGGCCGCCACCGGGGGCGATGA
- a CDS encoding FxsA family protein produces MRRGLRFVPLALLLAVVLELAVFVGVGRALGFGAAVLLVFAASLLGLVLLRREGMRAWRGFRSAAAAGQPPGGQVTDGLVGLAGALLLAAPGLLSGLIGVLLLVPPVRRLARAGVRRATERRVSSMVAGDLFGPRTVRVRQGAPQPAPRPEQPVVVDGGQAIEGEIVEPGRH; encoded by the coding sequence ATGCGCCGAGGACTGAGGTTCGTACCGTTGGCCCTGTTGCTGGCGGTGGTGCTGGAGCTGGCGGTGTTCGTCGGTGTGGGGCGGGCGCTGGGGTTCGGGGCGGCGGTGCTGCTGGTCTTCGCCGCGTCCCTGCTGGGTCTGGTGCTGCTGCGCCGCGAGGGCATGCGCGCCTGGCGGGGGTTCCGCTCCGCGGCGGCGGCCGGGCAACCCCCGGGTGGGCAGGTCACCGACGGGCTCGTCGGGTTGGCAGGCGCGCTGCTGCTGGCGGCTCCCGGCCTGCTCAGCGGGCTGATCGGGGTGCTGCTGCTGGTGCCGCCGGTGCGTCGACTGGCCCGCGCCGGGGTGCGCCGCGCCACCGAGCGGCGGGTGTCGTCGATGGTCGCCGGTGACCTGTTCGGGCCCCGCACGGTGCGGGTGCGCCAGGGCGCCCCGCAACCGGCCCCGCGGCCGGAACAGCCGGTGGTGGTCGACGGTGGTCAGGCCATCGAGGGCGAGATCGTCGAACCCGGCCGGCACTGA
- a CDS encoding TetR/AcrR family transcriptional regulator — MTMPRRRPGRPRRDESRPTREVVLAAATALFAERGFDAVGLREVAAAAGVDVATVAHHTGTKAALYDACFARVFAAERDVLTEAAEQARTALDAGPDAARRALHELVDVFVDFLEDRPETTALWLRRWLEPQRHAELDQRYADPLYRLVAELLTAAAATGALAEPTPHITVRSLVWATHGHVVALAAGAPGARERREFRAFVHRLLDGLYGPPAP; from the coding sequence ATGACCATGCCCCGCCGCCGCCCGGGTCGGCCCCGCCGCGACGAGAGCCGACCGACCCGCGAGGTGGTGCTCGCCGCGGCGACCGCGCTCTTCGCCGAGCGGGGCTTCGACGCCGTCGGGCTGCGGGAGGTCGCCGCCGCCGCCGGCGTCGACGTCGCCACGGTCGCGCACCACACGGGTACGAAGGCAGCCCTCTACGACGCGTGTTTCGCCCGGGTGTTCGCCGCCGAGCGGGACGTGCTGACCGAGGCCGCCGAGCAGGCCCGCACGGCTCTCGACGCGGGGCCGGACGCGGCGCGGCGGGCCCTGCACGAGCTGGTCGACGTCTTCGTGGACTTCCTGGAGGACCGCCCCGAGACGACCGCGTTGTGGCTGCGCCGCTGGCTGGAACCGCAGCGGCACGCCGAGCTCGACCAGCGCTACGCCGACCCGTTGTACCGGCTGGTCGCGGAGCTGCTCACCGCCGCCGCGGCGACCGGCGCACTGGCCGAGCCGACGCCGCACATCACCGTGCGGAGTCTGGTGTGGGCCACCCACGGGCACGTGGTGGCGTTGGCCGCGGGCGCGCCCGGCGCCCGGGAACGGCGTGAGTTCCGGGCGTTCGTGCATCGGCTGCTGGACGGGTTGTACGGACCACCGGCCCCTTGA
- a CDS encoding flavin-containing monooxygenase — MGVPPRVAVIGAGAAGLAAVKALRDADVPTVGFEAAAQVGGLWVYGAPDSPAYRTLHLNTSRGRTQFADHPMPADWPDYPDHRRVAGYLADYATRFGLGDSIRLRHTVERVTRNPTGTWTVAARGPAGPVEVTVDAVVVANGHNRVPRLPDPAYPGVCTAEQIHSHDYRGPEQLTGRRVLVVGGGNSAMDIAVDASYAATRTLLSLRRGVWVVPKYLLGRPSDTLNGALARRLPWRLRQRISQTMLSTTVGNPARYGLPAPTHGFLQDHPTLSDGLLSRLTHGDVEARPGVAALDGDRVEFTDGRSDNVDLIIWCTGYRVDVPFLDPALLAGGADTVALYRHVFHPDAPGLSFVGLMQSTGSAFPLVEAQAKLIAAELAGRYALPDPDRQRAVCRAELRAATARWGQRRPAMRVDFDVYLAELARELTAGARRARSGAASPAGAPR, encoded by the coding sequence ATGGGCGTACCACCTCGGGTGGCGGTGATCGGCGCCGGCGCCGCCGGGCTCGCCGCGGTCAAGGCGCTGCGCGACGCCGACGTGCCCACGGTCGGCTTCGAGGCCGCCGCGCAGGTCGGCGGCCTCTGGGTGTACGGGGCACCCGACTCGCCCGCGTACCGCACGCTGCACCTCAACACCAGCCGTGGTCGCACCCAGTTCGCCGACCACCCGATGCCCGCCGACTGGCCCGACTACCCCGACCACCGTCGCGTCGCCGGTTACCTCGCCGACTACGCCACGCGCTTCGGGCTGGGCGACTCCATCCGGCTGCGCCACACCGTCGAGCGGGTCACCCGCAACCCCACCGGCACCTGGACGGTGGCCGCGCGCGGCCCGGCCGGCCCGGTCGAGGTCACCGTCGACGCCGTGGTCGTCGCCAACGGGCACAACCGGGTGCCCCGGCTACCCGACCCCGCCTACCCCGGCGTCTGCACCGCCGAGCAGATCCACAGCCACGACTACCGCGGCCCGGAGCAGCTGACCGGCCGGCGGGTCCTGGTCGTCGGCGGCGGCAACTCCGCGATGGACATCGCCGTGGACGCGTCGTACGCCGCCACCCGCACCCTGCTGTCGCTGCGCCGAGGCGTCTGGGTGGTGCCGAAGTACCTGCTGGGTCGCCCCTCGGACACGCTCAACGGGGCGCTGGCCCGGCGACTGCCGTGGCGGCTGCGCCAACGCATCAGCCAGACGATGCTGAGCACCACCGTCGGCAACCCCGCCCGCTACGGGCTGCCCGCGCCGACGCACGGCTTCCTCCAGGACCATCCGACACTCTCCGACGGGCTGCTGTCCCGGCTGACGCACGGCGACGTCGAGGCCCGACCCGGCGTCGCCGCCCTCGACGGCGACCGGGTGGAGTTCACCGACGGCCGCAGCGACAACGTCGATCTGATCATCTGGTGCACCGGCTACCGGGTGGACGTACCGTTCCTCGACCCGGCGCTGCTCGCCGGGGGCGCCGACACCGTGGCGTTGTACCGGCACGTGTTCCACCCCGACGCACCCGGTCTGAGCTTCGTCGGGTTGATGCAGTCCACCGGCTCCGCGTTCCCCCTGGTCGAGGCGCAGGCCAAGCTGATCGCGGCGGAGCTGGCCGGGCGGTACGCGCTGCCGGACCCGGACCGGCAGCGCGCCGTGTGCCGGGCCGAACTGCGGGCCGCGACCGCCCGCTGGGGTCAGCGCCGCCCGGCGATGCGCGTGGACTTCGACGTCTACCTCGCCGAGCTGGCCCGGGAGTTGACCGCCGGGGCCCGCCGCGCCCGCTCCGGCGCGGCGTCCCCGGCGGGGGCACCCCGGTGA
- a CDS encoding LysE family translocator — MVGTGAVLGIALVALGLVLTPGPNMVYLVSRSVAQGRRAGLVSLLGVAAGFGVYLAAAVAGLATVFVLVPTLYAVVKLAGAGYLLWLAWRTLRPGGGSPFTPAPLPPDRPRRLFTMGLVTNLLNPKIAILYVSLLPQFVDPTRGHLATQSLLLGLTQIAVALSVNALIVLSAGALAGFFARRPVWLRVQRWVTGTALAALAVRLAADRSRAAVATP; from the coding sequence GTGGTGGGTACGGGTGCGGTGCTGGGCATCGCGTTGGTGGCGTTGGGGCTGGTGCTCACACCCGGCCCGAACATGGTCTACCTGGTGTCCCGTTCGGTGGCGCAGGGTCGCCGGGCCGGGCTGGTCTCACTGCTCGGGGTGGCCGCCGGGTTCGGCGTCTACCTGGCGGCGGCGGTCGCCGGCCTGGCCACCGTGTTCGTCCTGGTCCCGACGCTGTACGCGGTGGTGAAGCTCGCCGGTGCCGGCTACCTGCTGTGGTTGGCGTGGCGGACGCTGCGTCCGGGCGGGGGCTCACCGTTCACGCCCGCGCCGCTGCCGCCGGACCGGCCCCGGCGACTGTTCACCATGGGTCTGGTCACCAACCTGCTGAACCCGAAGATCGCCATCCTGTACGTGTCGCTGCTGCCGCAGTTCGTGGACCCGACGCGCGGGCACCTGGCCACGCAGAGCCTGCTGCTCGGGCTGACCCAGATCGCCGTCGCGCTGAGCGTGAACGCGCTGATCGTGCTCAGCGCCGGGGCCCTCGCGGGCTTCTTCGCCCGCCGGCCGGTGTGGCTGCGGGTGCAGCGGTGGGTGACCGGCACGGCCCTGGCCGCGCTGGCCGTACGCCTCGCCGCCGACCGCTCGCGCGCGGCCGTCGCCACGCCCTGA
- a CDS encoding MFS transporter, protein MTGLDRRPAAATDATLPRGPLAGFAAGSLGMGVWVTVPGLLLLYFLTDVLAVGPWLAGLALLLPKIADVLLHPWVGHRADVEQTRRGDRRRLLLLGCVLPVAFAALFAVPGGLTGAPAAAWVAVFFIAGNLLFAAYQVPYLATPADLRIGYHERTRLMAFRMVVLTLGILVSGLLAPLLTGGDAATRGGYQRMGLVLAAGMLAAMLVGVAGIARLRGRAPGATASGHGGWRALRTALRDAQFRWLVAAYLAMSTTTHLVLAGVPYYAEYELRAPGLTTVLVAAFVAPALLVTPAWLVVARRVGKQRALLGAQGAFAIGSLVLAVGRPAGLPVLVAAVAVLGVAFAGMQLLPFSMLPDVIRAAAHTADGTPTGAGTYTGVWTATEATGAALGPYAYALCLTVGGFVASSAGESPVQPDAALAAVRYGFGLLPAVAMLAALLLQRRYTLDATARATT, encoded by the coding sequence ATGACCGGGCTCGACCGGCGGCCCGCGGCTGCCACCGACGCGACGCTGCCCCGTGGCCCGCTGGCGGGCTTCGCCGCCGGCTCCCTCGGCATGGGCGTCTGGGTGACCGTGCCCGGCCTGCTGCTGCTCTACTTCCTCACCGACGTGCTGGCCGTCGGGCCCTGGTTGGCCGGTCTGGCGCTGCTGCTGCCGAAGATCGCCGACGTGCTGCTGCACCCCTGGGTGGGCCACCGCGCCGACGTCGAGCAGACCCGACGCGGCGACCGTCGCCGGCTGCTGCTGCTCGGCTGCGTCCTGCCGGTCGCGTTCGCCGCGCTCTTCGCCGTGCCCGGCGGCCTGACCGGCGCGCCGGCCGCCGCGTGGGTGGCGGTGTTCTTCATCGCCGGCAACCTGCTCTTCGCCGCCTACCAGGTCCCCTACCTGGCCACCCCTGCCGACCTGCGCATCGGCTACCACGAACGCACCCGCCTGATGGCGTTCCGGATGGTGGTGCTGACCCTGGGCATCCTGGTCTCCGGGCTGCTGGCCCCGCTGCTCACCGGCGGCGACGCCGCGACCCGCGGCGGCTACCAGCGCATGGGCCTGGTACTCGCCGCCGGGATGCTGGCGGCCATGCTGGTCGGTGTCGCCGGCATCGCCCGGCTGCGCGGCCGCGCGCCGGGTGCCACCGCGTCCGGGCACGGCGGGTGGCGGGCGCTGCGCACGGCGCTGCGCGATGCGCAGTTCCGGTGGCTGGTCGCCGCGTACCTGGCCATGTCCACCACCACCCACCTGGTGCTCGCCGGGGTGCCCTACTACGCCGAGTACGAGCTGCGCGCCCCCGGTCTGACCACGGTGCTGGTGGCCGCGTTCGTGGCGCCCGCGCTGCTGGTCACCCCGGCCTGGTTGGTGGTGGCCCGACGCGTCGGCAAGCAGCGGGCGCTGCTCGGCGCGCAGGGCGCCTTCGCGATCGGCTCGCTGGTGCTGGCCGTGGGCCGCCCGGCCGGCCTGCCGGTGCTGGTCGCCGCGGTGGCGGTGCTGGGGGTGGCGTTCGCCGGCATGCAGCTGCTGCCGTTCTCGATGCTGCCCGACGTGATCCGTGCCGCCGCCCACACCGCCGACGGCACGCCCACCGGAGCCGGCACCTACACCGGGGTGTGGACAGCCACCGAGGCCACCGGCGCGGCGCTGGGCCCGTACGCGTACGCGCTGTGCCTGACCGTGGGTGGTTTCGTGGCCTCGAGCGCCGGTGAGTCGCCGGTGCAGCCGGATGCCGCGCTCGCGGCGGTCCGCTACGGCTTCGGGTTGCTGCCGGCGGTGGCGATGCTCGCGGCGCTGCTGCTGCAACGCCGCTACACCCTGGACGCGACGGCCCGGGCGACGACCTGA
- a CDS encoding RNA polymerase-binding protein RbpA translates to MGERMLRGSRLGAVSYESDRNTELAPRQTREYLCAKGHQFEVPFAVDAEVPTTWECKFDGSVARLVDGSEPEQKKAKPPRTHWDMLLERRSIAELEDILEERLQEVRTRRGRA, encoded by the coding sequence ATGGGCGAGCGTATGCTGCGCGGAAGCCGCCTTGGCGCGGTGAGCTATGAATCCGACCGCAACACGGAGCTCGCGCCGCGTCAGACCCGCGAGTACCTCTGCGCCAAGGGCCACCAGTTCGAGGTGCCGTTCGCCGTCGACGCCGAGGTCCCGACGACCTGGGAATGCAAGTTCGACGGCAGCGTCGCCCGACTCGTCGACGGCAGCGAGCCGGAGCAGAAGAAGGCCAAGCCCCCGCGTACCCACTGGGACATGCTTCTGGAGCGGCGTTCGATCGCCGAGCTGGAGGACATCCTCGAGGAGCGTTTGCAGGAAGTTCGGACCCGCCGCGGCCGCGCCTGA
- the lnt gene encoding apolipoprotein N-acyltransferase, with protein MTTLDRDETHTPAVLPRPVVAGRPLPLRVAVPLAVAAGLALLAAFPPYGVWPLAPVGVALLAAAAHRRRLRAGAGLGFLTGVALFAPLLAWTNLHTGYLPWVLLSLLQAGYLALLGMATAWVSPLADRGRWAWPVLTGLLWVGQEALRDRTPFGGFPWGRLAFSQDTSPLLRLAALGGAPLVTFAVALIGGLLVTAAWRGWVTAARRRTPQGGPAGADGPLDTPPGQDPPLRGDGPQGGAVRRWAPVLVPAVVAVAVTAGGLLVPVATAGSGATVTVAIVQGNVPRLGLDFNAQRQAVLNNHVDATIELAGRVAAGQQQRPDLVVWPENSSDIDPLRNPAAGARISQAADTIGAPILVGAVLLGPGPGQVRNAGILWHPGTGADMEQLYTKRHPVPFAEYVPLRDVARMVSKQVDLIRNDFVPGSTPGVVRAGPTVLGDVICFEVAYDEVVRDTVTGGAQLLVVQTNNATFDVAEARQQLAMVRLRAVEHGRPALMASTVGVSGFVAPDGRVSDATGFNTREVVVRQLRLDDGRTLATRLGWWPEVTLAALAVAALLGAAVLRRRQRVMPG; from the coding sequence GTGACGACCCTGGACCGGGATGAGACCCACACCCCGGCGGTGCTGCCCCGGCCGGTCGTCGCCGGTCGGCCGCTGCCGCTGCGGGTCGCGGTGCCGTTGGCCGTGGCCGCCGGGCTGGCCCTGCTGGCGGCGTTCCCCCCGTACGGGGTGTGGCCGCTCGCGCCCGTCGGGGTGGCGTTGCTGGCCGCCGCCGCGCACCGGCGCCGGTTGCGCGCCGGCGCGGGCCTGGGCTTCCTGACCGGGGTGGCGTTGTTCGCCCCGCTGCTGGCCTGGACGAATCTGCACACCGGCTACCTGCCGTGGGTGCTGCTGTCGCTGCTGCAGGCCGGTTACCTGGCGCTGCTGGGGATGGCCACGGCCTGGGTGTCGCCGCTGGCCGACCGTGGCCGCTGGGCGTGGCCGGTGCTGACCGGGCTGCTCTGGGTCGGGCAGGAGGCGCTGCGCGACCGCACCCCGTTCGGTGGGTTCCCGTGGGGGCGGTTGGCGTTCAGCCAGGACACCTCACCGCTGCTGCGCCTGGCCGCGCTGGGCGGCGCCCCGCTGGTCACCTTCGCCGTGGCGCTGATCGGCGGGTTGCTGGTCACCGCCGCCTGGCGGGGCTGGGTCACCGCCGCGCGGCGCCGTACCCCGCAGGGCGGCCCAGCCGGCGCTGACGGGCCGCTCGACACCCCGCCGGGCCAGGACCCCCCGCTGCGCGGCGACGGCCCGCAGGGCGGCGCTGTCCGGCGGTGGGCGCCGGTGCTCGTACCGGCCGTGGTGGCCGTCGCGGTGACCGCCGGGGGTCTGCTCGTGCCGGTCGCCACCGCCGGGTCCGGGGCCACCGTCACCGTGGCGATCGTGCAGGGCAACGTGCCGCGGCTGGGCCTGGACTTCAACGCCCAACGGCAGGCGGTGCTCAACAACCACGTCGACGCCACCATCGAACTGGCCGGTCGGGTCGCCGCCGGGCAGCAGCAGCGACCCGACCTGGTGGTGTGGCCGGAGAACTCCAGCGACATCGACCCGCTGCGCAACCCCGCCGCCGGGGCGCGGATCTCCCAGGCCGCCGACACCATCGGCGCGCCGATCCTGGTCGGCGCGGTGCTGCTGGGCCCCGGGCCCGGGCAGGTCCGCAACGCGGGCATCCTGTGGCACCCCGGCACCGGCGCCGACATGGAGCAGCTGTACACAAAACGCCACCCGGTGCCGTTCGCCGAGTACGTGCCGCTGCGTGACGTGGCGCGGATGGTCAGCAAGCAGGTCGACCTGATCCGCAACGACTTCGTGCCGGGAAGCACCCCGGGCGTGGTACGCGCCGGCCCCACCGTGCTCGGTGACGTGATCTGCTTCGAGGTCGCCTACGACGAGGTGGTCCGCGACACCGTCACCGGCGGCGCGCAGCTGCTGGTGGTGCAGACCAACAACGCCACGTTCGACGTGGCGGAGGCCCGCCAGCAGTTGGCCATGGTGCGGCTGCGGGCGGTGGAGCACGGACGTCCGGCGTTGATGGCCTCCACGGTCGGGGTGTCCGGGTTCGTCGCACCCGACGGGCGGGTAAGCGATGCCACCGGGTTCAACACCCGGGAGGTCGTGGTGCGGCAGTTGCGGCTCGACGACGGACGCACCCTCGCCACCCGCCTCGGTTGGTGGCCCGAGGTGACGCTCGCCGCGCTGGCCGTGGCGGCCCTGCTCGGCGCGGCGGTGCTGCGCCGGCGGCAGCGGGTCATGCCCGGATAG